TGTCGATACCTTTGAGAATTTTCGCGAACAGGTAAGCGGTAGGGATACTGCCCACTAAATACGACATTATGGTGATTAGAAGTATTTTTTGCATTTTTTTAGCTAGCCAGAAGTTTTGAACCTTTTAAATAGTAATCAAGGGTTGTTAAAAGCGTAGTAAGCCCGGTTGCAAAGAATAATATCTGAAGATTTGGCAAGCCCAGTAATACAAGAAAAATAGTCAACACTTGCATTGTGGTATTAAGTTTACCTATAAATTGAACTGAAATTCTATATTTATGCGTTATAGTGAAGATAAATATCAATCCTGAGACAATAATGATGTCTTTGCCTATGACCAGCAGGAATAGCCACATGGGTATTTTGCCAAGCGCGCAAAAGATATAATATGAGGATATAATCAATACTTTGTCGGCAATCGGGTCAAGAGTACTTCCAATTTGGGTCTGCATTTTTAATGTTCTTGCCAAAAAACCGTCAAGCAGGTCAGTTAATACGCATATAGAAAAAATAATCAAGGGTATGCTGTTGTTATTACCTAACTTAAGGTAATAAATAAAGACAGGGACTAATAGTATTCTTATTAGGGTAATCAGATTTGCGATGTTCATTTATTTTTTAATTGTTTTTGAATTTTATTCCAGGTCAATTCATCGGTTTGAATTTTCAATTTCATTTCCGCGCCGTGGTACGATTTTTCAAGTATTTTGGTATTAGAAAACACAAAATCAACCAGTTTTGGCTGGTTATAGTTTATCGATACAGTTCCTGTCGTTTTTTGAGTATATAGAACTTTATCGATTTTGTCAAGTAGTTCATCAAAACCCGCCCCGTTTTTTGCTGAAATAAACAACGAATTTTTATCATTTTTTAACGCGTCAACGCAATTTGGGTGTATAAGGTCGATTTTATTATAAACTTTTATCATTGGAATTTCACCTGCTCCCAGTTCTTTTAAA
The Elusimicrobiota bacterium DNA segment above includes these coding regions:
- a CDS encoding CDP-alcohol phosphatidyltransferase family protein, whose translation is MNIANLITLIRILLVPVFIYYLKLGNNNSIPLIIFSICVLTDLLDGFLARTLKMQTQIGSTLDPIADKVLIISSYYIFCALGKIPMWLFLLVIGKDIIIVSGLIFIFTITHKYRISVQFIGKLNTTMQVLTIFLVLLGLPNLQILFFATGLTTLLTTLDYYLKGSKLLAS